The following proteins come from a genomic window of Thermus hydrothermalis:
- a CDS encoding PBECR2 nuclease fold domain-containing protein: MWSVSADPLRFQEAAEWFRGKVPLLKGEWGQLTQEARRRAFTAAGVALLDRLALLHQSVLRALEEGTPLEEWRQEALRVLGGRWSYGHLETIFRNNVQAAYSAGRWDQLQDPAVRRSHPYLMYDAVLDSRTTEICRARDGVVRPADDPWWRSNWPPLHHNCRSGVRALTRAEAERRGVTQTLPSLPPQEGFGLSPAEEEWAEGYAKGQRDAARLPWAPAFAGEPPDWRSYGLPERLDPTPAPGDLLPTLAEVGEARFLALLEERLGGLPALLVDPTGLPVLVDRGLVGHLKGDGRERFLAWLPDLVRTPQEVWLLPLQHERRVVFRQRYLKVYREGRDRHLVLSAEVHRGVLAALTFIETKNYAYLQNQRVGFLRWP, encoded by the coding sequence ATGTGGAGCGTTAGCGCCGATCCCCTCCGCTTCCAGGAGGCGGCGGAGTGGTTCCGGGGCAAGGTGCCCCTCCTCAAGGGGGAGTGGGGCCAGCTCACCCAGGAGGCCCGGCGGCGGGCCTTCACCGCCGCCGGGGTGGCCCTCTTGGACCGCCTCGCCCTTCTCCACCAGAGCGTCCTCCGGGCCCTGGAGGAGGGGACGCCCCTGGAGGAGTGGCGGCAGGAGGCCCTGCGCGTCCTCGGGGGGAGGTGGAGCTACGGCCACCTGGAGACCATCTTCCGCAACAACGTCCAGGCCGCCTACTCCGCCGGGAGGTGGGACCAGCTCCAGGACCCCGCCGTGCGTCGCTCCCACCCCTACCTCATGTACGATGCCGTGCTGGACAGCCGCACCACGGAGATCTGCCGGGCCCGGGACGGGGTGGTGCGCCCGGCGGACGACCCGTGGTGGAGGTCCAACTGGCCCCCCCTCCACCACAACTGCCGGAGCGGGGTGCGGGCCCTCACCCGCGCGGAGGCCGAGCGGCGGGGCGTGACCCAGACCCTGCCCAGCCTCCCCCCGCAGGAGGGCTTCGGCCTCTCCCCGGCGGAGGAGGAGTGGGCCGAGGGCTACGCCAAGGGCCAAAGGGACGCCGCCCGCCTCCCCTGGGCGCCCGCCTTCGCCGGGGAGCCGCCCGACTGGCGCTCCTACGGCCTACCTGAACGCCTGGACCCTACGCCCGCCCCCGGAGACCTCCTGCCCACGCTGGCGGAGGTGGGGGAGGCGCGCTTCCTCGCCCTCCTGGAGGAGCGCTTGGGAGGCCTCCCCGCCCTCCTCGTGGACCCCACGGGCCTCCCCGTGCTGGTGGACCGGGGGCTCGTGGGCCACCTCAAGGGGGATGGGCGGGAGCGCTTCCTCGCCTGGCTCCCAGACCTGGTGCGGACCCCCCAGGAGGTCTGGCTCCTCCCCCTTCAGCACGAGCGGCGAGTGGTCTTCCGCCAGCGGTACCTGAAGGTCTACCGGGAGGGGCGGGACCGGCACCTGGTCCTCTCGGCGGAGGTGCACCGGGGGGTCCTGGCGGCCCTGACCTTCATAGAGACCAAAAACTACGCTTATCTGCAGAACCAGAGGGTGGGGTTCCTCCGCTGGCCGTAA
- a CDS encoding phage portal protein family protein, whose protein sequence is MAKVNTYQEPRGWLRAEWTPAEVRTVWAIAQQGDMRPVAELARALLGDDRVAGVMTTRVRALLGLPFSVEPAPGGKRQAALLEERWWDVFPEHIVHDLVVWGLLTGVGLAAISWKEEDGLVWPQLDVWHPGALRWREGAWWVRDAQGQEHPLQEGLWLLYTPYGPKRPWERGLWRALALPWLVKLDAIRYWARDNEVGALRVATAEGPAGATGQELAQLLADLGGDTGLVLPEGWRLEMVAPPDGVWRSKEAAIAWADRAIAVAVLGQNLTTEVQRGSYAAALVHAQVRQDLLEADAEGLATALRQILLRWAEYNFGRPELAPWPRWDPTLPQDRQAEAETLARLANAVATFAQAGVPLDLEALAEQYGIPLRRVEGLRRVRLASGDSPQEAPGFVQGQLYADAVADRLLQRLPDPLEGLEEELARAGSYEEVRDLLMRRFREASPEEVAALTERALVLAGLAGRYSVIRDVER, encoded by the coding sequence ATGGCTAAGGTGAATACCTACCAGGAGCCTCGGGGCTGGCTCCGGGCCGAGTGGACCCCGGCGGAGGTCCGCACCGTCTGGGCCATCGCCCAGCAGGGGGACATGCGGCCCGTGGCCGAACTGGCCCGTGCCCTTCTGGGAGACGACCGGGTGGCGGGGGTGATGACGACTCGGGTGCGGGCCCTTTTGGGGCTTCCCTTCAGCGTGGAGCCCGCCCCCGGGGGCAAGCGCCAGGCGGCCCTCTTGGAGGAGCGCTGGTGGGACGTGTTCCCGGAGCACATAGTGCACGACTTGGTGGTTTGGGGGCTCCTCACGGGGGTTGGGCTTGCCGCCATCTCCTGGAAAGAGGAGGACGGGCTAGTCTGGCCCCAGCTGGACGTGTGGCACCCCGGGGCCCTGCGCTGGCGGGAGGGAGCGTGGTGGGTGCGGGATGCCCAGGGGCAGGAGCACCCCTTGCAGGAGGGGCTCTGGCTGCTCTACACCCCCTACGGCCCCAAGCGCCCCTGGGAGCGGGGCCTGTGGCGGGCCCTAGCCCTGCCCTGGCTGGTGAAGCTGGACGCCATCCGCTACTGGGCCCGGGACAACGAGGTGGGGGCGCTCCGGGTGGCCACCGCTGAGGGCCCGGCTGGGGCCACGGGCCAGGAGCTGGCCCAGCTGTTGGCCGACCTAGGAGGGGACACGGGCCTGGTGCTGCCGGAGGGGTGGAGGCTGGAAATGGTAGCTCCACCAGACGGGGTATGGCGGTCCAAGGAGGCCGCCATCGCCTGGGCGGATCGGGCCATCGCTGTGGCCGTGCTGGGGCAGAACCTGACCACGGAGGTCCAGAGGGGGAGCTACGCCGCGGCTCTGGTACACGCCCAAGTGCGCCAGGACCTGTTGGAGGCGGACGCCGAGGGTTTGGCCACCGCCCTCAGGCAGATCCTCCTCCGGTGGGCGGAGTATAACTTTGGCCGCCCGGAACTGGCTCCCTGGCCGCGTTGGGACCCCACCCTTCCGCAAGACCGGCAGGCCGAGGCCGAAACCCTGGCTCGCCTGGCCAACGCTGTGGCTACGTTCGCCCAGGCAGGGGTGCCCCTGGACCTCGAGGCCCTGGCGGAGCAGTACGGCATCCCCCTGCGCCGGGTGGAGGGGTTGCGGCGGGTGCGCCTGGCTTCGGGGGACAGCCCCCAGGAAGCCCCCGGCTTTGTGCAGGGGCAGCTCTACGCCGATGCCGTGGCGGACCGGCTCCTCCAGCGCCTGCCCGACCCCCTGGAGGGGTTGGAGGAGGAGCTGGCCCGGGCCGGGAGCTACGAGGAGGTGCGGGACCTCCTCATGCGCCGCTTCCGGGAGGCCTCCCCCGAGGAGGTGGCCGCCCTCACGGAGCGGGCCCTGGTCCTCGCGGGACTGGCGGGGCGGTACTCGGTGATCCGCGATGTGGAGCGTTAG
- a CDS encoding terminase large subunit domain-containing protein codes for MRELAQDLALALDPTVVLKRAGVTPAPWQRRALLSPSPRLLLLASRQAGKSTTAAALALHTALVRQEATVLLIAPSQRQSQELANRVRRFAQVLGLDLRAESALRLELRGGSRVIALPAKEGTIRGYSAHLVVLDEAAWIPDDLYAAVRPMLAATRGRLVAISTPFGTRGWFWREWVGGEGWERVMVTAYDVPHLDPAFLEEERRALGEWRFRQEYLCEFLSSGGAIPEEDVERATRLPGPEEPREGRRYVAGLDLARVHDWTALAIVDATEPEAMRLVRLERWRAEWEETVERVLSLVRPYAPRLLVDATGVGDPVYERLRRAYPNVYPYRFSHATKPPLVTELRLALAEGRLLLYPEPALLGELRALEARQTTYGVSYEAPSGAHDDTVMALALAVWAARHAAPTGGPYRVKGRW; via the coding sequence GTGCGTGAGCTCGCCCAGGACCTGGCCCTCGCCCTAGACCCCACGGTGGTCCTCAAGCGGGCGGGTGTCACGCCCGCCCCCTGGCAGCGGCGGGCCCTCCTCTCCCCGTCCCCCCGCCTCCTCCTTCTCGCCTCGCGTCAGGCGGGGAAGAGCACCACCGCCGCCGCTCTCGCCCTCCACACCGCCCTGGTGCGCCAGGAGGCCACGGTGCTCCTCATCGCCCCCTCCCAGCGGCAGAGCCAGGAGCTCGCCAACCGGGTGCGGCGCTTCGCCCAGGTCCTCGGCCTGGACCTCCGGGCGGAGAGCGCTCTTCGGTTGGAGCTCCGAGGGGGGAGCCGGGTCATCGCCCTGCCCGCCAAAGAGGGGACCATCCGAGGGTACAGCGCCCACCTCGTGGTCCTGGACGAGGCCGCGTGGATCCCCGACGACCTCTACGCCGCCGTGCGCCCCATGCTGGCCGCCACCCGTGGCCGTCTGGTGGCCATCTCCACCCCCTTCGGCACCCGGGGCTGGTTCTGGCGGGAGTGGGTGGGGGGTGAGGGGTGGGAGCGGGTCATGGTGACGGCCTACGACGTCCCCCACCTGGACCCGGCCTTCCTGGAGGAGGAGCGCCGGGCGTTGGGCGAGTGGCGCTTCCGGCAGGAGTACCTGTGCGAGTTCCTCTCCTCGGGCGGGGCCATCCCCGAGGAGGACGTGGAGCGGGCCACACGCCTCCCCGGCCCCGAGGAGCCCCGGGAGGGGCGGCGCTACGTGGCGGGGCTGGACCTCGCCCGCGTCCACGACTGGACCGCCCTCGCCATCGTGGACGCCACGGAGCCCGAGGCCATGCGCCTGGTGCGCCTGGAGCGCTGGCGGGCAGAGTGGGAAGAGACGGTGGAGCGGGTCCTGAGCCTCGTCCGCCCCTACGCCCCGAGGCTACTCGTGGACGCCACGGGCGTGGGGGATCCGGTCTACGAGCGCCTGCGGCGGGCCTATCCCAATGTCTACCCGTACCGGTTTTCCCACGCCACAAAGCCCCCCCTGGTCACCGAACTTCGCCTGGCCCTCGCCGAGGGGAGGCTCCTCCTCTACCCCGAGCCCGCCCTCCTCGGGGAGCTCCGGGCCCTCGAGGCCCGCCAGACGACCTACGGGGTGAGCTACGAGGCCCCGTCCGGGGCGCACGACGACACGGTGATGGCCCTGGCCCTCGCGGTGTGGGCGGCCCGGCATGCGGCCCCTACAGGTGGGCCCTACCGGGTGAAGGGGAGGTGGTAG
- a CDS encoding RusA family crossover junction endodeoxyribonuclease: MVLEAALPWPPSVNHYWAARGNGRYLAPHAQRWHKEAWAILRGTWRGKPMRGEVAVLVVLHPPDRRRRDLDNILKAVLDALVHASVLQDDSQVAELHAVRREVRRPGSVHVRVEAL; the protein is encoded by the coding sequence ATGGTCCTAGAGGCCGCCCTCCCCTGGCCGCCCTCGGTGAACCACTACTGGGCGGCCAGGGGGAATGGCCGCTACCTCGCCCCCCACGCCCAGCGGTGGCACAAGGAGGCGTGGGCCATCCTGCGCGGCACGTGGCGCGGGAAGCCCATGCGGGGGGAGGTGGCGGTGCTCGTCGTCCTTCATCCCCCGGACCGGAGGAGGCGGGACCTGGACAACATCCTGAAGGCGGTCCTGGACGCGCTCGTGCACGCGAGCGTGCTCCAGGACGACTCCCAGGTGGCGGAGCTTCACGCCGTGCGGCGAGAGGTGCGCCGTCCTGGAAGCGTTCACGTGCGGGTGGAGGCGTTATGA